ATGCCCGGCTTTGAGCGATTGAGACATCGCATCAGCATCTACTGGTTCAACTCCAATAATCTTGATTTCAGGACGCAATCGTTTTACATAAGCCCCAATCCCAGAAATCAATCCACCACCTCCAATTGCAACAAAAATTGCATGGATGGGTTGCTGATATTGCCGTAAAATTTCCATCCCAATGGTTCCCTGTCCAGCAATTACATGAGGATCGTCAAAGGGATGAATAAAGGTCAAACCTTTTTCCACTTCTAATTCACGGGCATAGCTATAAGCATCGTCGTAGGTGTTTCCATGTAACACGACTGCTCCGCCCCTCATTCTCACTGCGTCCACCTTGACTTGAGGTGTGGTTATTGGCATGACGATAATTGCTTTGGTTCCCAAACGATTGGCTGCAAGGGCGACTCCTTGAGCATGGTTGCCCGCAGACGCTGCAATTACACCCTGTGCCAAGATATCTGGTGGTAGTTGCACCATTTTGTTATAAGCACCCCGCAGTTTAAAGGAAAATACTGACTGCATATCCTCACGCTTCAACAGGAGTTGATTATTCAACCGCGCAGACAAATTTGGTGCATACTCCAGTGGTGTTTCCTGGGCAACATCATATACACGGGCAGTCAGAATTTGGATAAGGTAGTCGCAATACATGGGTGTCAAGGTGTTAGCAAATGCTGGATGAAAACTAATTTTACGTTACAAGCGATCGCACTGGTTTTATTTAATTGCACTCTCTTGAAATTTTGAGTGAATAAAATTTAAAAACTACTATAGGACTTATATTTGATTCTTGAAAAAATTCAGTATAGCTCAAAGAGCCTTTTTGACTATTGACTATTGCCTGTTGCCTGCCTACGAACCAGAAATCAAATCAGATTGCAATAATCCTTTTGGAAGATAAATAAGTATCAGTAATTGAATTTTTTTGTGACTTAAAATTTAGTGCGATCGCTGGTAGGTTCATTTTAAAAGAGTTTCACCAATTGTCCGAGTATTTAGCTGAACGGATAACTAAAATGTTGCTTATGAACATAAGTTTTCAATTTATGATAAAGTATCCATAGAAGATTAAATTCGGCTGTGTAGTTTGTTTTTATATATACTTGTATTACAGACCTCTCCGCATCTAAATCTCTGCACCCTCTGATTCTGGAGATATTGTATGTCAATTTACGTTGGTAATCTATCTTATGAGGTTAAAGAAGAGGACCTCCGCCACGTTTTTGCAGAATACGGAACGGTAAAAAATGTTCAATTGCCTATCGACCGAGAAACAGGTCGGATGAGAGGTTTCGGCTTTGTAGAAATGGAATCAGACGCACAAGAAACAGCAGCAATTGAAGCCCTTGATAATGCTGAGTGGATGGGTAGGAGCTTAAAAGTGAATAAAGCTAAACCCAAGACTGATGGAGGTTCCTCTGGCGGTAGAAGGGGTGGTGATGGTGGTTCCTCTCGCCGTTATTAAGGTCTAAAGCTAAGAATTTAGCTCTAAAGAAAGTCTTGAAGGCAGACAAGGCCGTCTGCCTTTTTTGTGCTTCTGTTGATTTTTGTTAGCCTAGCTTTCCGTAGGTATCGTTTTTGTAACAGGTGTAGCAGCCATGAACCCAGAAGCTAAACATATTGTTAGCGAACTAAGGCATAAGTTCTACTCTAACTTCGCTGCTTCTATGAATATGCCGGTGATCGTAACTGGTACATCTTATAGTAGTAATTCCCCGATCGCATCTTGGATGGATCGTAGGGAAAGACTGAACTATATAAATGTATATGCTTATACCGCACCTGATGAATTTGTCCCATTCCGTCCGTTCATTCTTCGGCTGGCTATAAACAAGAGCGCTGGGAGAGTAGCGACGTTTAGAAAAGGACAAGTCTGCCGAGGTCTTAATTTGATGTGGGACTTTGAATTAACTGTGCTACCAAAAGAAATCTTAGACTTTCTTCCCTGGATAGTTAATTTAGTAGAGGCTCATGACAAAGGTTCGTCCTTATTGCTACAATCACCACCTCATTCATTTGAATTAGAAGTGCCAGAGGTTGGGTTTTTTAATAACGCTTGGACTCAGAAAGCTAGGCTTCTTGCTAATTCGACAATATCTTAATGCTTAGTGCTTAAGGTGCTAGTTAAAAGCAACTAAAAATATATATTATCTAATACAAAAGTAGCAAACCTACTTTGGTGAATGTCTAAAATATTTGTCAATTTTTAAAACAAAATAGGCAAGGTTGCACGAGTGCTAGAAGATTCTCCTCATTTACCAGCTAATCATGCTACTCGTGCGTTAATGCCTGATAATTAATAAGGCAATCTACAGAGAGCAAACATGCAGACTCTCCAAAAACTCTCCCTCCCAAGCATGGGCTGCGGAACTTGGGCCTGGGGCAACCAACTGCTTTGGGGATATGACGAAAGTATGGATGACCATTTGCAAGCGGTGTTTAACCTTTGTGTAAACAACGGTGTGACTTTATTTGATACGGGTGATTCTTACGGAACTGGGAGATTGAATGGTCGAAGTGAGTTACTGCTGGGACGATTCAACCGAGAATATCTAGGTTCAAACAAAGAAAATATTTGTATTGCGACTAAGCTGGCTGCTTACCCGTGGAGATGGACACGGCAATCAATGGTAAAGGCTTGCAAGTCATCTGCCCAACGCCTGGGAAAAAACGTAGATTTAGTACAGATGCATTGGTCAACAGCGAATTATGCCCCTTGGCAAGAGGTAGGGCTGTTAGATGGTCTTGCCGATTTATATGAGCAAGGACTAGTTAAGGGAGTAGGACTGTCCAATTATGGGCCTAAACAGCTTAAGCAAGTGCAGAAAAAGTTTGCTGAACGAGGTGTTCCTATTACTACTCTGCAAGTTCAATACTCTTTGTTGTCTACATATCCTGTCACCCAATTGGGGCTTAAAGACCTTTGTGATGAGTTGGGAATTAAACTGATTGCCTATAGCCCTCTAGCTTTGGGACTACTGACAGGAAAATACTCTGAGCAAGGCCCTTTGCCAAAAGGCATCCGAGGTCTGCTGTTTAGGCAGATATTACCAGGAATGCGTAGACGCGGAGCGGCTTCTGCTGGCAGTTCGCTTTTGGGATGTTTGCGAGAGGTAGCACAAGCTAGAAACAAAACCATGTCACAGGTAGCAATTAATTGGTGCATCTGTAAAGGAACCATTCCCATCCCTGGAGCAAAGAGCGTAGAACAGGCAAGAGAGAATATTGGTGCTTTAAGTTGGCAATTAAACGTCAGCGAGATTGCAGAGTTAGATAAGGCGGCGGCGAATGTAGGCAAGAAAATGGTACAAAATATATTTCAAACTAAGTGAAATTTCTACATTACTTAATTTAAAATTGCAAAAACCTGGTTTAAGCCAGAAAATAAAAATACTTGATTTTATATTAATCCAGACATAAATTCCTTAATTATGTCTAATGAAATAGTAATACTAATTACTATTTTTAGATTATAATACAGTACTATTTTAGCAAGTATATTATCAAGAATAGCTTTTATATAAACTAGATATATATAGCGGTTCTCAGTTGAGTGCAATACAGACCTAACCTCCAGCCCCTTCCCTACTAGTGTTGGGGAGTAAGATTCAAAGCCTCTCTTCTTTTAGGATAAAGGTCAAACTGTATTGCACCCAAACGAGAACCGCTATAATTCAATACGCTTGGGTTAAGCGCCACTTGTACAAAACCGTGGGTTTTGAGACGCGATAAATCGCCGTCTCTACAAGTGTTTAGGTATTATCTGAACTGTATTGCTCTAGAATTAAAATCCGGTAGAATATATTTTTAGATAACATTTTTTAAAGACTTAAATCAATTAGTTATGTCCTAAAGTTTGCTCTGAGGAACTTGATTTTTAAAGTGTACTAAGAAAGAATGAATATTGAGTCTAACATCTTGTAGACACTCTTGGTGATAACTTAACCTTATCCAATGTCCACAGTCCGCGAAAGCGGACTTTTTTATGCAAACTAAAGTTGTAATAGATTATTTAAGTAAATAAACAATGAGTACTAAGTATTTCAACTTTTATGATGGCGAAAGTGATTAAGGAGGGTTAAAGGAGAATAGAATGAGAGGATAATTACTGATTTGTCTTTACAAGAGTAGTAAACTCTTGCAAAGCTTTCTGATACTTTTTTTCAGCTACCCAGAATAAATCATTATGATTTGCCTCTTCAACCCACAAATAAAGCTTTGGCGATATTGCAGCATTAAACAACTTTTCTCCATGAGCAAAAGGAATGACATCATCTGCTTTTCCATGAATCACTAGTATCGGACATTTCACTTTTTTGATATTGTCCAGATTGGGAAATTTGTCAAAAGGTAAAATCCGAAAAGGTACTATTACTTGAAAAGCGGAAATAAACGAACTTTCAATAAGTAAACCAGCTATCGGTTTTCGCATTGCTAAGTTTACCGCAGAACCGCCGCCAACCGAACGCCCCAAAACTATAATTCTTTCAGGTGGTATTTTTAAATTTTGGGTCAAATAATTGTAAGCGCTATTAATATCTTCGTATGCGTGATTTTCTGTCGCCTTTTCTTGACTCGTACCATAACCACGATAATCATAAGCAAAGACACTAAAACCCCATGCGTGTAATTTTTCTAGGATCTCTTTGATATCTCCTAAATCTTCGGAATTACCATGAACATAAAGAATAGTATAATTAGCTTGATTGTTTAATAAGTATGTAGCTGAGATATTTGTATTTTCCCCACTTTTTAACTTAATAATTTTTGGATTATCCTGATAACTAGAAGGACGAGGCAGAAAAATCATACTATCTACCCGTAAATATATATATCCAGCAAAAAATATATAAATAAATATGAAAGATTTAAGCAGTCTTTGCCAAGTAAAATCACCAATTAGCAATTTTATAAGTTGCTGTTTTTCCATTAGTTTTTATTTTTATTTCCCTTCATTCCAACCATCAATGATTTGTTTATAGAACTTACGCAAAACCACACGCTGTAGGGGCAATACTTTACGAGTTCTCCAACAGAGTACCCGCAGAGTATAGCCCCTATCTAAAAACCCAATAAAGACTATTTTGATTTTCGTGCCGATTTGGGCGGTGTTCGGTGTGCGCCAAAGTACTTCTCACTGCGATAGCGCAACCACACCCGCAACACTTGCGGAATCTGATCTTTTTGTTCCTTACTCAATGTATTGTAAAGGGCTAATGCGCGATCGCGTTCACCTCGACAAGCAGCGTTATTGTGAGCATCCCAATAGCTGCGGGCTACCCGAATCCGCCGACACACTTCCTTAATCAGTTCTTCTCCTGTGAGTGGAGCGTCCTGCTTTGCCATACTCAGATGCGATAAATTTCTAATGCCATCGTAGCGAGTCAGACTCATTCTCACAATTACAACCTAAACAAGTCAAACCCGCAAATCGGTTTCACTAGACTTTAGACACAGACAGCAAAACTAATTCAGCAATCTAATTCTGTAAAAACATAAATTTGTTCACTCCTAAGTATGGTGATTATTTGTATTTTTTCATCTTTAAAAGAGATTAATGCTCGGTAGGATCATTTATGCGTATTTATCATCTTAATTGCGGTTGTATGTGCCCAATTGGTGGGGCACTCTTCGACGGTTTTAGCCGTGGGCTAACAGCCTGTCTCGTCTGTCACTGTCTGCTGATTGAGACAAATCAGGGACTCGTTCTCATAGATAC
The Nostoc punctiforme PCC 73102 genome window above contains:
- a CDS encoding precorrin-3B methylase, with translation MAKQDAPLTGEELIKEVCRRIRVARSYWDAHNNAACRGERDRALALYNTLSKEQKDQIPQVLRVWLRYRSEKYFGAHRTPPKSARKSK
- a CDS encoding aldo/keto reductase, which encodes MQTLQKLSLPSMGCGTWAWGNQLLWGYDESMDDHLQAVFNLCVNNGVTLFDTGDSYGTGRLNGRSELLLGRFNREYLGSNKENICIATKLAAYPWRWTRQSMVKACKSSAQRLGKNVDLVQMHWSTANYAPWQEVGLLDGLADLYEQGLVKGVGLSNYGPKQLKQVQKKFAERGVPITTLQVQYSLLSTYPVTQLGLKDLCDELGIKLIAYSPLALGLLTGKYSEQGPLPKGIRGLLFRQILPGMRRRGAASAGSSLLGCLREVAQARNKTMSQVAINWCICKGTIPIPGAKSVEQARENIGALSWQLNVSEIAELDKAAANVGKKMVQNIFQTK
- a CDS encoding RNA recognition motif domain-containing protein is translated as MSIYVGNLSYEVKEEDLRHVFAEYGTVKNVQLPIDRETGRMRGFGFVEMESDAQETAAIEALDNAEWMGRSLKVNKAKPKTDGGSSGGRRGGDGGSSRRY
- a CDS encoding alpha/beta hydrolase — encoded protein: MEKQQLIKLLIGDFTWQRLLKSFIFIYIFFAGYIYLRVDSMIFLPRPSSYQDNPKIIKLKSGENTNISATYLLNNQANYTILYVHGNSEDLGDIKEILEKLHAWGFSVFAYDYRGYGTSQEKATENHAYEDINSAYNYLTQNLKIPPERIIVLGRSVGGGSAVNLAMRKPIAGLLIESSFISAFQVIVPFRILPFDKFPNLDNIKKVKCPILVIHGKADDVIPFAHGEKLFNAAISPKLYLWVEEANHNDLFWVAEKKYQKALQEFTTLVKTNQ